The sequence ACAAACAGGCAGAGAACAGCCAAACATGTCTACTACTTTCATCGGTAAATCCAAACCGGAAGACGAACTATGCAGAGATACACCCAAATCGGCCGAACCTAATGCAAAAATTTTAGTAAATTTAAATCCCATCATTCGAGAAATGTCTCACCAAGAAGCACTGGGTAGTCCTCTGGCTCGAGCCAAACGCTGACGCATCTAACCCATTCCCATTCATCAACCTTTTCGAGTCTAGAGATCTCTTTCATGTAATAATCTCTCAAAGGTCCCTTTCCAGTGATGAGTGCAAGGAGTTTGGGCAGTCCACCCTGCCTGGCGCGGTGTTCATATTGCTTGAGCATCTCAAGGAAAAGCGAGAAGTCTTCGTCTGGTGTCCAGGAAGTGCTGCTTACAATGAGCGCGGGCGGTCCTCGCGTAATACTATTCCAGATGTGACTGGGAATACGGGGTCAAAACCCGACATGATAGAAGTGGAAGACACTGTTTTGGTGAGAGGAGAAGTACTGGGTGGGTGGAAGCTTGGTAAGAAAGACCGGACTGAAGCCGGGAAACTTGGTTGAAGCCTGTTAAATAACTAAACTTGAGGTAAAGCTTCAGTCATGACAAGGTATGCCCATTACTTACATCGTGTGTTTCGACTGGGGTAGAACGTCTGAAATGGGATGGAGGTCGATCGTGTAGTGTCAAGGTTTGCCCCCTAGAGAACGTGAGCGTATTTATCAGACGAGCAAAAATAAACATACTCCAAATTCCATTCTTGCACAAGTTTTTTCTTCATTGCGTCCGTGACAAAGAGATGCAGAAAGGCTCGTCTCCCAAATATTCGCTCGATGCTTTGGGTATTCATATGGTCACATCTGGCCGAACTTCAAGAAATCGATGTGCACTCACAGCTTGGCTACTTTTACTAATCTGTGCTTTTCTCCCAGTCGCAGAGCCAAAATGCTGTAGCCTAGGTTATGCCAGTCGATAACAAGTTTACATCCACGAAGCCAGCATACAAGCTGGACTAGCACCAGGGTAGGGATTGAGGGTGGGTTCTACAACCAGTTCAGTAAAGTTTAGGCAATTTTTGATGCTCTTTTACCTGAACCAGTATGTACTCGGGTGTTGGCATCTTGAATAAGAGCGCCCAGAGAAGCGAAACAGCTTGGATAGCAAGTTTAATGGGCGCAGCGAGTATGAAGAGTTGACGTGGCAATTCCCCTATCAATCTTGGAGGAGGAGTGAGTGGTAACATAGTCAAGCTTGGTAGTTCTCTAAGAGCTTTGATCAAAGTCGAGCCTACAAACTGGTTAAATCCTTCCATCTGAGAAATGAATGGAGAACATACCCGAATACCCAATTAAATATGTGTTAAATTGATTCTCAGCTAAGCTTTGGGCATGATACATCATTCGTGGACTCCTTCCCACGTCCCCAAGGACTACGACAGCGATTGTCCGACGAACGGGCAGCCTTTTTCCATGGAGAATTATCCGAGCAAAGGATAGAGCAAGGATTAAAGCAACAAAATCAATGGTCGAAAGCTGGTACATGAGCACCGACCCAACTGCATTCAGAGTATGAGGGTTGAGTTGGGGCGCCTGGAAAGCAATTTCGTCAATTGAAACGTAGATATCGTAAGTCGGCTTGTGATTATGAATTTACGTATCACACTTATATAGTCGATAAGATATGGGACGATTGACAAATATCCCGTTCCGCCCCCTCAAACACGGTGAAGTAGCCGAGCGGTCTAAGGTGCCAGACCGGGGCTTTCGCTTCTGAACTCGTTGACGTCGTATAGTTAGTAATTGCTAATCCACGGATGACACTGATCTTCTGTCCCGTTCCATGGAATTGGACGCGGGTTCGAGCCCATCCTGGTCACTCGTTTTTATCGGATAGGAGGTATACAAGGGGGAAATAAGCAGATGGATGCGCCTTGTGGTCACTGGTGGTTCTCGTTCACAGCATAGCCAATAGTATGATTCTGGGTCAAGTTCCGCATCGTGAGTACCACAGTGCGAATCAGTACAGCGACTTGATTATATGTCCCAAGGCTTTGCCCAGCCCCAAACTTAATTTATTTTTTGGGAGCTCGTAAGTTACCCAGACCAGCTGGGCAACCATACTACAACATCCTCTGCATGAACCTAAGGATTTGTGTGTAGATACCTCAATTGGTAATTATGATTCAAACGCATACACGAAGCAAACATCAGAGGAACAACTATACATGGTAGTAATAACGAAATCACAACTTGAACTGGGTCTTTTTGTACTGCACACGGGCGGACGCTGCATCATCCACGAACCAGTAGACCTGCCCTGGAGCCAGAGGGAGGACGCGAGAGCACGGAAGGCCTTGCTCTGGATGATCGAGAATGCGCTGTAGCATCTCCTGTTTTCCTTCGCCAGTGGCAACAAACGAAACTTTGGCAGCATGATTCAAGACTGGGAATGTAAAAGTAACACGGCGTGGAGGCGGCTTTGGAGAAT comes from Rhizoctonia solani chromosome 4, complete sequence and encodes:
- a CDS encoding beta-1,4-mannosyltransferase, glycosyltransferase family 33 protein, which produces MEGFNQFVGSTLIKALRELPSLTMLPLTPPPRLIGELPRQLFILAAPIKLAIQAVSLLWALLFKMPTPEYILVQNPPSIPTLVLVQLVCWLRGCKLVIDWHNLGYSILALRLGEKHRLVKVAKLIERIFGRRAFLHLFVTDAMKKKLVQEWNLEGQTLTLHDRPPSHFRRSTPVETHDASTKFPGFSPVFLTKLPPTHHIWNSITRGPPALIVSSTSWTPDEDFSLFLEMLKQYEHRARQGGLPKLLALITGKGPLRDYYMKEISRLEKVDEWEWVRCVSVWLEPEDYPVLLGSADLGVSLHSSSSGLDLPMKVVDMFGCSLPVCALDFECLDELVKDGVNGLTFKTADELIDQVQKLFSNFPDTNQLDVIRQSLKKEPVYRPLPRFQMTIVRNGTTGQTTGTHLSGQYYCTILPIQHGTL